A genome region from Ralstonia solanacearum K60 includes the following:
- a CDS encoding YkvA family protein has translation MFGRLFRLWSVVRNDVRLLWFALRHPQAPWWLMPAALLLVGYVVSPIDLIPDVIPVIGWVDDIVLVPLALHALLRALPERVREDARFAAARRVRPSGR, from the coding sequence ATGTTCGGACGCCTCTTCCGCCTGTGGAGCGTAGTGCGCAACGACGTGCGCCTGCTGTGGTTTGCGCTGCGCCATCCGCAGGCGCCGTGGTGGCTGATGCCGGCCGCGCTGCTGCTGGTCGGCTATGTGGTCTCGCCCATCGACCTGATCCCGGACGTGATCCCGGTGATCGGCTGGGTGGACGACATCGTGCTGGTGCCGCTGGCGCTGCATGCGCTGCTGCGCGCCCTGCCCGAACGCGTGCGCGAGGATGCACGCTTTGCCGCCGCCCGGCGCGTGCGGCCGAGCGGACGGTAG
- a CDS encoding IS4 family transposase — translation MALEAPCWTEAEFPDLDLGDARLNKRARTLMERLAAKPTAGVPQACRSWGETIAAYRFFDNDEVEWEAILEPHWRQTERRMAAHPVVLCLQDTTELDFNARRVTGLGPLSYEAQRGMYLHPTYAVTPGRVPLGVLDAWMWAREPKDAQGKRGGMKESRRWIEGYGRVAETASSLPHTRLVYVADREADMIALMVRAQELGTPADWLIRSTHDRALPEGAKLWATASEGEALGEIAFTMGSRHGVRARPVRQHVWLRRIELPAGDGRSVAATCLVAREFDAPAGVKPIEWRLLTNREATTLAQAIELIDWYRARWEIEILFNVLKNGCRVEALQLGAIERLERALAMFLVVAWRIGYLMRKGRACPDLDAELFFDPDEIRGAYLLTGLKQPAKPKLNEVLRLIARLGGFLARKGDGEPGAKAIWLGLKEVHVAAKTLRALRAGASADCCV, via the coding sequence TTGGCCCTGGAAGCCCCCTGCTGGACGGAAGCTGAATTTCCCGACCTCGACCTTGGCGACGCGCGCCTGAACAAGCGAGCGAGGACCTTGATGGAACGATTGGCGGCCAAGCCGACGGCCGGCGTGCCGCAGGCATGCCGGAGCTGGGGCGAGACGATTGCGGCGTATCGCTTCTTCGACAACGACGAGGTCGAGTGGGAAGCGATCCTGGAGCCGCACTGGCGGCAGACCGAACGGCGCATGGCAGCGCACCCGGTCGTGCTGTGCCTGCAGGACACCACGGAGCTGGACTTCAATGCTCGGCGGGTGACCGGGCTTGGGCCGCTGTCCTACGAGGCGCAGCGCGGAATGTACCTGCACCCGACCTACGCGGTGACACCCGGGCGCGTGCCCCTGGGCGTGCTCGATGCGTGGATGTGGGCGCGTGAGCCCAAGGACGCGCAAGGCAAGCGCGGCGGCATGAAGGAGAGTCGGCGCTGGATCGAAGGTTACGGGCGCGTGGCCGAAACCGCGTCGAGCCTGCCGCACACGCGCCTGGTGTATGTGGCCGATCGCGAAGCGGACATGATCGCGCTGATGGTGCGCGCGCAGGAGTTGGGCACGCCGGCGGACTGGCTGATTCGCTCGACCCATGATCGCGCGCTGCCCGAAGGAGCCAAGCTGTGGGCCACGGCCAGCGAGGGTGAGGCGCTCGGCGAGATTGCCTTCACGATGGGCTCGCGCCATGGCGTGCGCGCACGCCCGGTGCGCCAGCACGTGTGGCTGCGGCGCATCGAGTTGCCGGCGGGCGACGGCCGCAGCGTGGCGGCGACGTGCCTGGTGGCACGCGAGTTCGACGCGCCGGCCGGTGTCAAGCCGATCGAATGGCGCTTGCTGACCAACCGCGAAGCCACGACTTTGGCGCAAGCCATCGAGTTGATCGACTGGTATCGGGCGCGTTGGGAAATCGAGATCCTGTTCAACGTGCTGAAGAACGGTTGCCGCGTCGAGGCATTGCAGTTGGGCGCCATCGAGCGGCTCGAACGTGCTCTGGCGATGTTCCTGGTCGTGGCTTGGCGAATTGGCTACCTGATGCGCAAGGGGCGCGCCTGCCCCGATCTGGATGCCGAACTGTTCTTCGATCCTGACGAGATTCGCGGCGCGTACTTGCTCACCGGGCTCAAGCAGCCCGCCAAGCCAAAGCTCAATGAGGTGCTGCGCCTGATCGCGCGCCTGGGCGGCTTTCTCGCTCGCAAGGGCGATGGCGAACCGGGCGCGAAAGCTATCTGGCTCGGACTCAAAGAGGTTCATGTCGCTGCAAAAACCTTGCGGGCATTACGGGCGGGCGCAAGTGCGGACTGTTGTGTATAA